The DNA region TCTGTTGGGAGGAACGTGGTATGCCACCATCCCTATTCTGTACTCCAAAGAAATGAGGAAGCCGTCTAGTTCAGTGTGTGTGAGGGGGAAAAGGGGAATGTGGGTGAGACATGGGCCCCCTCAGTGCAACAAAGGCCAAAGGCCAGGCCAGATGGGGTCCCAAAGAGTGAGCCCTTCACACACAGCGATTCCAGACCTTGTAAATTGTCTATTGGAACCAACAGTGAAGGAGGATGTGGCACTGAGTTGGTCTGGAGTAGCTTGGCTTCTTGAGGTCTACCAAATGGGGGATGGGAGAAgaccatgcccccccccccccgcccctggcagTGAGGGTGAAGTGACTCAGGAATAGATGTCATGGTTCCCCACATCATGTGTTAACTGGACAAGGACAGGAAGAAAGCCTTGGTTTGTCTGAGGTGTTACAGGCAGCTGCAGGGAGTTCAGGAGGTGTGAGGCTGCTTAACACCAACCGACGCTCCTTCTTTCCTAGTAATCTGACAGCTCTGCCCACGGAGCAGAAGCAGCTAgcgggaggggaggagaggccacCAGCACAGGCCGTCAGTGAGCCGTCCAAACTGCATGAGCTTCCTCACCAAGATCTGTTTTCACTGTGTTTTTAACACAGAATAGGAGGTTTCTgattattgcttatttttaaatgccacagAGGGAATTGTCAAAAAGAGATTCTTCTaggtataaataaatatgaacCTCTCTGGCTCTATGCTTCTGTATGGTTCCTGCTGACTTGCTGAGGGAGCAGCTATCCAGGGCACGTGCGCCCTCGTGGTTCAGGTCTGGCTGGGTGGGCTGCAGGACCTGCAGGCCCCCGGTGAACACTAGAGCACAGGCCCAAGAGGGCACATCCAGGGAGGTGGGACCTGGCAGGTTACGTCTCAAGAGGTGAGGCCATGCAAGCGTGGGGAAGCAGAGCTGGCTCCCACGTCAATAGCACGTGTGGGTCCGCGGACCTGGGAGGCTGGCCGGAGCCTGCATGCCGTGCAGCCCACTAGTGGTGACTGCGTGTCAGCTCACCATGTCTTTGGCTGAAGCGAGATGGAGATGGAGACCAGTGCACCCAGCCTCACCCGAGAAGACTGCACTCTTTCCTTTGAGCACCCTGAAATCAGTCCTCTCTCAAGCACACTGGGCGCAGAATCTCTTGGGTCAAGCAACCCATACTTTCTATGAAGTTAATCcactttaattttactttaatttggaAGCTTGGCCTTCCAAGTCCTTCCAAGGACTCAAAGTCTGGGCCACCAGGGACCCTGCTCCAACAGCTGCAATGGTGACGCTCAGGCTAAGGGTGGCTCGTGGTAAATGACCACTAATCAACAGTACGTATAACCAAGGCCCGCACACCaaggtttttggttttaaaaattacattccaAATGAAAATAACCAAAGACTCATCAGGTAGGAGGAGCACATCTCACTGTACCCAACCAACAGCTTTTCAcggaagaaaagagaaaccagGGCCTCACCTCCGTACGTGGACCCGTCAGCAGTGACGGCATTGAGAGAGAGGTTGGTGTGGATGTAGCCAGGGCTGACAACAGTCACCTCGATCTCATACTGCTCCATCTCGGCACGAAGACAGTCGAAGAAGGCCTGGGTTGCGTGTTTGGAGGCTGCGTCTGCAAAGGTTCACGGCCAGACACACAGGTGAGGGAGAGGGCCGGGGACAGCCCCTCAGATTCATTCCCACTCATTCTCCTTTACCTAAAAACTGATATTGCCATTTAAGATTACAGTATGACAGCAGTGTTCATATCCTGATTTAGGGAAGTGCACTGTAGCCTTGTTCTCAGGAAATACCCCGAACTGTGTAAGAGTAAAGAAGTGTCATGTCTCCAACCTTCTTTCAAgtggttcaggaaaaaaaaaattagaaattttatatacacatgtctgcatacatacacacaacacacacagactAGGATAAAGCAAATATGCTCAAATGTTAACAACTGGGGAATCTGTATGAAGGAGACATGGGAGCTCTTTGTACTATTCCTATGACTTTTCTTTAAATccgaaattcttttttttttttttttttttttacagatgtatttattttagagagagtgcgagagtgtgtgtgggggggagggtggaaggcgagggacagaatctcaagcagactccccactgagcatggagcccaatgcagggcttgacctcacgacccatgagatcacaacctgagcagaaatcgcAAGtcggacattcaactgactgagcgacccaggtgccctgaaatctGCAATTATTCTAACGttaagagtttaaaaaacaaaacccaaaaaacttaaTGCCTAATAGGCAAAACATTCACACAGGACAGAGGATATGAAGTAAAAAGTGAAGGTCTTCCTTCCGTCTTCCGGTTGCATTTTCCAGAGGTCAGCTACACTATGGGTTTCTCAGGAATTACTTTTTATAAATCCCATGTACATATATGTGATTTcacacttaaataattttttgagctCATACTGTTCATTATTCCCACAAGTAGCTTTCTTCACCCAGTGACGCAGAGCGAGCAGTCTGTGCCGGCCACACAGGCCTGCCGTGCTTCCACGGGTCACGAGACCACAGAACTGGCCTGTCCATGGGACTTCGTGGGTTGTTTTCAGCTTTTGTCACTGAAACAGCACTACCAGGGAACATCCCTGCAGGCATGGGAGTGCGTGTATGAAATCCATGCCTAGCtttcttatgtattttgtttGACAAACTTCCATGGAGTGGCTCTCCATCGGGAAGAACCACTGAGCTTGCTCCCCCAGAAGCCACAGAGCCACCGCTGCTCTTCAGCCACGGCTCCAAACATGCTGAACAGGTGCTCTGAGTGGGGACGCAGTGACCCGACAATGACATTCTTGCAAAACACATGGCATCTCCCCTGAAAATCCATTTCCTCCAACTCAGACTTCTACATGTTTTAGTCTTAGGAAAGGGGCATCCATCAGCCAAACAaacaggaagggaagaagcaaggaagtgTCCCAGTGAGGCACATGAGAAATTCCAGTGTTGGAACTCACTGCAGCACCTTTCAGAGGCCAGCAACTTCGGTTTGGGCCAAGTTGCTGGGGGCTGGATGCATAGTTTGTGGGTAGGCAGGTGGAGAGAGCTTCTCCTACCAGTTGTGATCCCAGGGGTGTAGCCCAGGCCCGAGGACTGAGAAGAGTCATCCTGGGGGTCCCCCAAAATAGAAGGCTGCACCCTGATGACCAGTGTCATGGAGTCTCAGGCTGTAGGTCCTCGGCCAGGCTGTGCTCACCTACACCCTCACCACGGCTGGCAACAGTGAGCCCCGCCGATCCACAGGGCGTGGGGCTCAACACGCCACCCGGATCATCTCACTTGGTCCTCACAACAGCAGTGGGAGGCGGGGAGAGATGCTCTCCTGCTTTAGAGACGAGAAGACTGCTGCTCACCAGGATTAACCAACGTGCCCAGGCGCACTGCCACAACTCAGTCTGCTTATTATAAAGTGCCCAGACCAACTATGCGTGACCTACCACAGGCACAGGCCAAATGGAGGACAAAATTCAGTGAGATCAAATCAAAGTAAAGGTTGGAAGTGATTTCGTACAAAGAACACTGTATAGCCTTTACCCTGATTTACCTAGTATTAACATTTCACCTCACCTGCTTTATCATTTGTGATTCTATTTATGCCTGAACCACTGGGGCTGCCTTCGACAGCTGTCCTGTGCTGTCGGAGCCGAAGCAGAACGCCGGCAAacagagaaataacaagtgtAGGCACAAGTATGGCTAGAGTGCTTCCCAATTCACAAAGGACGTTCCATCTCCAGATGTCTCGTTTCATCCTTTACACAGCTCTGTGGAGCGTGTGTGAGAACTGTCAGTCTCTTCACAAGCAAGGAAATGGGGGGCCAGAGAAGTTAAAATTACTTGCCCAAGGACATGCAACGGAAAGCTCAAGGCAGAGCCGGGGGTCCTATCTTGAGGGAGAGGACGGCGTTGGGACAGCTCCAGTCCGCTGCGCCGTGTCATCCAGCTGGATGTCTGCTACTGTCCTTTCAAAGTGCTGAGCCAGCTCTGCTTGGCCTTCGCTCGCTGCCAAGTCTGCAGCCACGTGAGGCTGGGGCCAGCGCTGGGAAGCGCTGAGAGCAGACGAGGCTGCTACAGGTCAGTCTGGCAGAGGGTGGAGCAAAGACGGAGCTACCGGGGCGGTGTGTGAAATCACCTTTAAAATCTGTTAACGAAACCAGCCCAGGCCCTGTTTCCTTGCTGGGACAACATGAGGGCAGACAGATGGGTGAAATGAGATCTCAAACTTTTGACGCAGTCACTCGCGCGTGGAGGTGAGAATGTGAACTAGAGGTCAatttggcagttttatttttttggtcctACTTACTATTTCCACTTTTTTGGAGACCCTCCCATGAGTGGCCAGAGATAGAGGTATTTAACGATACTCTGGGTAGCACATCATTACTACTGGTCAAGAACTGAAGGGAAATCCTCATGTGTCCAGGAAAATGGCTCAAGAACTCACGTCACATCTATTCAATGAATTACTGCATACCCTCTTAAAAGGATCAAGTGAACTGCAGATGTTGATGTGGAAAGTTGTACTGTCGAGGGGAATACACAAGCCACAGAACAGTATGTATGAAGTGACCCTATGTCTGAATGTGTGATCACAAGAAAGAAGCCGGAGGTGTGTGCTGCACGTGATGACGTGGAAGTGCCTGTGTGTCCACGGTGAAAACCGGTAACGAGCTAGTGGCCAACACACGTGCGGCACTTACGCCTGGCCACACTCCAGCCCTGCACGCACAGCGCTCGCAGACTGCAGCAATCTTCCAGCGGCCCTCCAAGGCTGGGACTGCCCCGTCTCCCTTTTGCAGATCCAGACTGTGGTACAGAGCAATGGGGACCTTTGCACAAGGTCATGTAGAGGGGGTTAGGAGCAGAGCCGGGATTTGACCCCAGGCATTCCTCTCAGGAGAACACATTCTGATCAGGTCCCCTCACGCTGTGTGTGGAATCTTTCTCTCATGTCTGAATTCTGCATACTAAACGTGCTATTTTGATAATCACGAGAAAACAATAAGCAAAAGCGCTTGGGGGAGGGAGACGGGAGTACTCACATGCTGATCGGAAGGGAATGCTGATTTTGCCCTGGATGCTGCTGATGGCAACAATGTGGCCTTGTCGCCTTTTGATCATGGAGGGCAGGAGCGCTAAAGAAAGACAGCAGAGGCTTTAGAGGAGGACTTTTCTTCTGGTCACTGCAGACACGCTGACAGGAGGTGACCTCGCTTATCATATGTAGTCAGAGCCAGGGAGGCAAACGGGGAAAGCTTCTGAGTGGGGAGTGCCAGGCTGGTTGGAACTCTCAGGCCGCCTGCGTCCAACAGACcgccagcaggaggaaggagcagaaggaggcaaggagggaggcaggcagaagcCTAATCACTAGGAACAGTCAGCTCGGTCCCCTTTTCTAGGGAGACCCTCTCCCCTTGACTGGTATCTGTGGCTGGCCACAAAAATGTCCCCACTTTGTGTGCGCTTCCAAACACCAtgaagaggaaatggaggcaacACTATACAAATAAAGCTGTCGCTGAGGAGAACATCTTGATTTAAGGCTAGAAagcagataaagaaaatgcaaatgaaagcccagagaaaacaaacaccCAAGCTGTAATGACAGCACCTATTTCGGGGTAAAACAGATGGAGACGGGCAACATCTAgctaaaaagaaatcaagtaaaGTAAAAAGAATGCCAGCCTACagtgctctttttttccttttaattcagGACTGTTACCTTTTGTTAGAGCAACTGGGCCAAAGTAGTTTGTCTCCATGACTTTCTTATCCACGTCCGTGGTGGTGTCCACGATGGCGCCCCGGTAGCTGATGCCGGCGTTGTTGATGAGCACATCCACGTGGCCGAAGCACTGCAGGATCTCAGCTGTCGCTGTGACGATGGCCCCAGGGTCTGCGAGGTCAAAGGTCACCATGTAAGGCTTGTGTGTCTGCACCTGGTCAAATGCGACAGAAATCAAATGCACCTTGAGTGACAGGCATGTGAGCCACATGTCCCTGCTTTTCAGAGTGCCGGGAGTGGCCTACCGGGTGTGACCTGACACAGGCTCTAGCACCTCTCTTCCCAAGCAATGTGGCCTGGAGGTTCCTACCTCTGGTGCTCACACTTGACCTGGGTGACTTTACCCCTAAACTGAAAATGACTACACAGCCAGGCTCCCATCACTGCCTTGTGCCAGCACCGTGCTGTACATCACCATGACATTAAACAGTGCCCCTCCTGACAGGGGGTATCCTTCTCAGGTTgttccttttgttcatttgttcatgaaacattttttttatataactcctatgtgccaggcactggggacaggCAGAAAGCAAGACAAACATGGCTCCTGTCTTCCAGAAGCATATACTGTCTAGTGAGGAAGACAAATTCTATAACTGTAAAGAATATCATGAAGAAGTATAAGATGCTAGAGGAATGAATAACCGAGCCATCTAACTTACAGGGCTTCCCAGTGGACGTGAGTTTAACAAGAGATTAAAAGGAGATGTGGAAGTGTGAAATCAGagaagatggcagaataggaagTGCCAGGAATCTGTCTTTCCACCTGGACGTTGTACTGGCAGAAACTCTCTGAAGCAACAattttggaactctggagtcCATCTGAATCCTTGCAGCTTCCAGGGCAGTGCTTGGCTGGCAAATTATAGATAATTTTGGTCAATTCTAGCCATCACCTTGGTGGTTAAGTTTTCATCCCCCATCCCTGCATCCCTGTGGCAAGAAGCTGTAGGAAAGACAACCCACACCTCTGGGGCAGCGTGAGGAAGCCAAGATAGGCAATAAGAACCTTGTCTTCTAAAACTCACGGTTGTGTTCTGGTGGTGGATCACTGAGGCGTGGTATGGAGGCAAGTTGCATTATTTTCACCACCAGTGGCTAAAATGGTTTACAATGGATTCAAAGGAGTTAAACCTGTTGTTTTGATaatcaaaaacataaataaatcccCAGAAAATATACTAAAGTGCTAAAGGAAGACAcggaaaaaggcagaaaattgaTGTATAAACAAAATGAGTATCATTAAATGccatcaaagaaacagaaattataagaaaattctGGAGCTCAAAGTACAACttctgaaatggaaaatacacTACAAGTATACAAAGCACATTTGAGCAAGCAGAGGTGTGAATCAGTGGAATGGAAGAGAGGACAACTGAAATTACTGAgtctgaaataagaaaaaagaatgaggaaaagtaAACAGAGCCTAAGGGacctgtgggacaccatcaagTGGACCAATAAATACACTGTGGGAATctgagaaggagaagagacagagagaggggtggAAAGAATATCTGAATAAATAATTGATGAAAACGTCCCAAACTTAATGAAAGACATGaatctacacatccaagaagctcaaaaCCAAGTTGGATAAATTCAGAGGCCCACATGAAGACACATTACaatcaaactgtcaaaaaaaacaaaaaaaaaaaaaaaaaagagagagagagaatgatttcTGAAGACATCAAGAGAGACCTACTCTAACATAAAAGGAATTCTCAGTAAGATGAT from Ursus arctos isolate Adak ecotype North America unplaced genomic scaffold, UrsArc2.0 scaffold_14, whole genome shotgun sequence includes:
- the DHRS7B gene encoding dehydrogenase/reductase SDR family member 7B isoform X2, whose protein sequence is MKLIDHGHRSDQEESAEGEGHGLSHVYGHPAAAVWLRGNLQRLQAAAADAHEGLPAERRGGHYRRYLGPGARMRQSLLHGGCQAGALRPKPGGPGRAHQRTCFSGHQGFWKSMRSVGVNSSLKPLVVKIMQLASIPRLSDPPPEHNPKHCPGSCKDSDGLQSSKIVASESFCQYNVQVQTHKPYMVTFDLADPGAIVTATAEILQCFGHVDVLINNAGISYRGAIVDTTTDVDKKVMETNYFGPVALTKALLPSMIKRRQGHIVAISSIQGKISIPFRSAYAASKHATQAFFDCLRAEMEQYEIEVTVVSPGYIHTNLSLNAVTADGSTYGVMDKTTAQGRSPAEVARDVLAAVGKKKKDVILADLLPSLAIYLRTLAPGLFFRLMASRARKERKSKNS
- the DHRS7B gene encoding dehydrogenase/reductase SDR family member 7B isoform X3; protein product: MQQQRMFLAAGEESAEGEGHGLSHVYGHPAAAVWLRGNLQRLQAAAADAHEGLPAERRGGHYRRYLGPGARMRQSLLHGGCQAGALRPKPGGPGRAHQRTCFSGHQGFWKSMRSVGVNSSLKPLVVKIMQLASIPRLSDPPPEHNPKHCPGSCKDSDGLQSSKIVASESFCQYNVQVQTHKPYMVTFDLADPGAIVTATAEILQCFGHVDVLINNAGISYRGAIVDTTTDVDKKVMETNYFGPVALTKALLPSMIKRRQGHIVAISSIQGKISIPFRSAYAASKHATQAFFDCLRAEMEQYEIEVTVVSPGYIHTNLSLNAVTADGSTYGVMDKTTAQGRSPAEVARDVLAAVGKKKKDVILADLLPSLAIYLRTLAPGLFFRLMASRARKERKSKNS